A genomic region of Mesobacillus jeotgali contains the following coding sequences:
- a CDS encoding cysteine hydrolase family protein, translating into MLELPALLILDVQKGFDDPYWGKRNNAEAEANIARLLTEWRNRKGHVIYTKHLSLDPASPLHHRNKLGTEFKEIIQPMDGEIIFTKNVNSGFIGTELESYIKQNQVKSVVITGLSTQHCVSTTTRMSGNLGINTFLVSDAIAAFDITDHKGVHHTAESIHEHELAMLQKEFATIITTNEIISQLNQQ; encoded by the coding sequence ATGCTTGAGTTACCTGCGCTTCTTATTTTGGATGTCCAGAAGGGGTTTGACGACCCATACTGGGGCAAGCGCAACAACGCGGAAGCAGAGGCAAATATAGCAAGACTTTTGACTGAATGGAGGAACAGAAAGGGGCATGTCATTTACACAAAGCATCTGTCGCTCGACCCTGCGTCACCTTTGCACCATCGAAACAAATTAGGTACGGAATTTAAGGAAATCATCCAGCCTATGGATGGAGAAATCATTTTTACGAAAAATGTGAACAGCGGTTTCATTGGAACCGAGCTGGAATCCTACATAAAACAAAACCAAGTGAAGTCTGTCGTTATAACCGGATTATCTACACAGCATTGCGTCTCCACGACAACAAGGATGAGCGGTAATCTTGGCATCAATACCTTCCTGGTGTCTGACGCGATTGCTGCATTTGACATCACAGACCATAAGGGTGTTCACCATACGGCGGAGTCTATTCACGAACACGAATTGGCGATGTTGCAAAAGGAGTTTGCAACCATTATTACCACCAATGAAATTATTAGTCAGTTGAATCAACAGTAA
- a CDS encoding YqcI/YcgG family protein → MNGLYTHGSSPRDQLLSWEKQALDRFFAKMSDKEKPFPCIPATIGFSTNQLRYGFVGDPRSETTIDKLASLLTSYTKHSKEIGNYTSLIIFYETPQSLKNDSVEEFEQLFWKHLNGLNTLDEYDWPKDIPTDPHNPIWEFCFNGEKYFMYCATPAHKNRKSRHFDVMMLAITPRWVLQEFNKSQSFAERIKTQVRERLAKYDSISIHPDLNTYGAEDNFEWRQYFLHDDDTSLTKCPYHRVLKFLGIDK, encoded by the coding sequence ATGAATGGCTTGTATACACATGGTTCCTCACCGCGGGATCAGCTGCTGAGTTGGGAAAAGCAGGCACTTGATAGGTTCTTCGCTAAAATGAGTGATAAGGAAAAGCCCTTTCCTTGCATACCGGCAACAATTGGCTTTTCGACAAATCAGCTTCGATATGGGTTTGTTGGCGATCCAAGAAGTGAAACAACGATTGATAAGCTTGCCAGCCTACTAACAAGCTATACAAAGCATTCAAAGGAGATAGGAAATTATACTTCTTTGATTATTTTTTATGAGACTCCCCAATCATTGAAGAACGATTCTGTAGAAGAATTTGAACAATTATTCTGGAAGCATCTTAATGGTCTGAACACCCTGGATGAATATGATTGGCCAAAGGATATTCCCACAGACCCGCATAATCCAATCTGGGAATTTTGTTTTAATGGTGAAAAATACTTTATGTATTGTGCAACCCCTGCACATAAAAACAGGAAAAGCCGACATTTTGACGTGATGATGCTCGCGATCACGCCGAGATGGGTTCTGCAGGAATTTAACAAGTCGCAAAGCTTTGCCGAGAGAATTAAGACTCAAGTAAGAGAACGGCTTGCTAAATATGACAGCATTTCAATCCACCCTGACCTGAACACATACGGGGCAGAAGATAATTTTGAATGGCGCCAGTATTTCCTCCATGATGATGACACTTCTTTAACGAAATGCCCTTACCATAGGGTTCTTAAATTTCTAGGAATCGACAAATAA